A single genomic interval of Sphingobacteriales bacterium harbors:
- a CDS encoding META domain-containing protein, with protein sequence MAKNLTGNWELQTLNGKAVQQAEPLSIAFSTDNEVYGFAGCNRLLGKYKMSSKGQIDLSQLGATRMACPESQMKIEDEYLEALKNARFTQIQNKILTLKDKNKKTLATFKNTNEAEIVNKYWKLVELDGQKVSMKENQEREQYFMLKSDGTVSGFAGCNYFNGTYTLKEGMRLKFEENMALTMKACPDIEENETEFLKVFTLADNYTIANDKLSLNVGRRAPLAVFKAIYFN encoded by the coding sequence ATGGCAAAAAATTTAACCGGAAATTGGGAACTACAAACACTGAATGGCAAAGCCGTTCAACAGGCCGAGCCCTTGAGTATTGCATTTTCAACAGATAATGAGGTTTATGGCTTTGCCGGCTGCAATAGACTATTGGGTAAGTATAAAATGAGCAGTAAAGGCCAAATTGATTTGAGCCAGTTGGGTGCTACACGTATGGCTTGCCCCGAAAGCCAAATGAAAATAGAGGATGAGTACTTAGAAGCGTTAAAAAATGCCCGATTTACCCAAATTCAAAACAAAATACTTACCTTAAAGGATAAAAACAAAAAAACATTGGCAACATTTAAAAACACCAACGAAGCCGAAATAGTAAACAAATATTGGAAGCTTGTTGAGTTAGATGGGCAAAAAGTTTCGATGAAAGAAAATCAGGAAAGAGAACAATATTTTATGCTAAAAAGCGACGGCACAGTCTCCGGATTTGCAGGATGCAACTATTTTAACGGCACTTACACTCTGAAAGAAGGAATGCGGTTAAAATTTGAGGAGAATATGGCCCTAACCATGAAAGCATGTCCGGATATTGAGGAAAACGAAACCGAATTTTTAAAAGTTTTTACCCTCGCCGACAATTACACAATAGCCAACGACAAACTTTCTTTGAACGTAGGAAGACGTGCACCTTTGGCAGTTTTTAAGGCCATCTATTTTAACTAA
- a CDS encoding choice-of-anchor L domain-containing protein, whose protein sequence is MKLLKQFSQLTVALLLLLVVFTFPSCDKDDPIPTTLGDLDATPGEMVVNTPTVVTTHIHVPPGVAVANNILKLAKTDASGNTTEVGELLDNGNLANGDEIKGDNIYTAKVTITESTSGEITLKATGEITNSKGDNEAVESKQTKIKVYSDIKGEDMKALLDIQNNMADELTNYLGGSQNNAESAINQLLSWIQSQPEVESATLTNGGDIEIKYKSGLMGGAIISLEDENGYVDTRGGISGYSKLAQTSSDRGSTAKIPVSQQTRGKNYVGNGTFSGKTMEDFDPNTIGNRNVFIYAPYEASWQNNERPHIINILDSLDCGGFQVTAYTNQEADVAKIAEMTSYGMVVLSTHGSGGGKAVLTGEIADTTAAAYQTYKAMLQGDSPKMGISMNITISKQGNAINRKNVYKLYASYISGLAGTFPQSVILANFCGSDQTPPLRDAFIGKGAKTYFGYTESVNGGFCVTVAKDVFTTLAKNNKTTSEVSKIGATDPVTPFATFRIQGSGTMKFATELVNSNFEKGMLGWTKSGDGRAISQLGYLDSPEGSYMGIISTGLGYTVSSGRISQSFIVPANASELTLKWNFFSEEFLEYIGSSYQDWFEVIIVTKEFGEHVLISKSVDGVAAEYGAAYPDIPGNLTSVSPDIVFDQGGVYMTGWETSTFDISNYKGKCVSLVLRCSDVGDSIFDTAVLIDEIAVK, encoded by the coding sequence ATGAAATTACTAAAACAATTTTCGCAACTTACCGTTGCACTTTTACTACTTTTAGTTGTTTTTACCTTCCCAAGTTGTGATAAAGACGACCCTATTCCTACAACATTAGGCGATTTAGATGCGACCCCAGGCGAAATGGTAGTCAATACGCCTACCGTTGTTACCACCCATATTCACGTTCCGCCCGGAGTAGCTGTGGCGAACAATATTTTAAAATTGGCAAAAACCGATGCATCCGGAAACACTACTGAAGTTGGCGAATTGCTCGATAATGGCAACTTAGCCAACGGCGACGAAATTAAAGGCGACAATATATATACCGCCAAAGTAACAATTACCGAGTCAACTTCAGGCGAAATAACCTTAAAAGCAACCGGCGAAATTACCAATTCTAAAGGCGATAACGAAGCTGTCGAGTCGAAACAAACTAAAATAAAAGTGTATAGCGACATCAAAGGAGAAGATATGAAAGCTCTGCTTGATATACAAAACAATATGGCAGACGAGTTAACCAATTATCTTGGCGGCAGTCAAAACAACGCAGAAAGCGCTATTAACCAACTGCTTAGCTGGATTCAAAGCCAACCCGAAGTAGAATCGGCAACCTTAACCAACGGAGGCGATATTGAAATTAAATACAAATCGGGCTTAATGGGCGGTGCAATCATTTCTTTAGAAGACGAAAACGGCTATGTTGATACCCGCGGCGGTATTTCCGGATATTCAAAACTGGCACAAACAAGCAGCGATAGGGGCTCTACAGCCAAAATTCCGGTTTCGCAACAAACGCGGGGTAAAAACTACGTTGGCAACGGCACTTTTTCGGGCAAAACTATGGAAGACTTTGACCCAAATACCATCGGCAATCGCAATGTGTTTATATATGCGCCCTACGAAGCTTCGTGGCAAAACAATGAGCGCCCGCACATTATCAACATTTTAGACAGCCTTGACTGTGGTGGTTTTCAGGTTACAGCCTACACCAACCAAGAAGCCGATGTAGCTAAAATAGCCGAAATGACGAGTTATGGAATGGTGGTTTTATCTACCCACGGTTCAGGAGGTGGTAAAGCCGTTTTAACTGGCGAAATTGCCGACACAACTGCTGCCGCCTACCAAACTTATAAAGCTATGCTTCAAGGAGATAGCCCTAAAATGGGCATTTCGATGAATATTACCATCAGCAAACAGGGCAATGCTATTAACAGGAAAAACGTCTATAAACTATATGCATCCTACATTTCGGGCTTAGCCGGCACCTTCCCCCAAAGTGTTATTTTGGCTAATTTTTGCGGCAGCGACCAAACCCCTCCGCTGCGCGATGCCTTTATTGGCAAAGGAGCAAAAACTTATTTTGGCTATACCGAAAGTGTAAATGGCGGCTTTTGCGTAACGGTTGCCAAAGACGTGTTTACCACGTTGGCCAAAAACAATAAAACTACCAGCGAAGTAAGTAAAATAGGCGCTACAGACCCTGTTACACCTTTTGCTACCTTCAGAATACAAGGCTCGGGCACTATGAAATTTGCAACCGAGTTGGTAAACAGCAATTTTGAGAAGGGAATGTTAGGCTGGACAAAATCGGGCGACGGAAGGGCAATCAGTCAACTGGGTTATCTCGACTCTCCCGAAGGCAGCTATATGGGCATTATTTCTACCGGATTGGGTTATACTGTCAGCTCAGGGCGCATTTCGCAATCATTTATTGTGCCTGCTAATGCATCCGAACTTACCCTGAAATGGAATTTCTTCTCAGAAGAATTTTTGGAATACATCGGCTCATCTTATCAAGACTGGTTTGAAGTGATTATTGTAACCAAAGAGTTTGGCGAACACGTATTAATCAGTAAATCTGTAGATGGAGTAGCAGCAGAATATGGCGCTGCATATCCGGATATACCCGGCAACTTAACCAGCGTTTCTCCGGATATTGTATTTGACCAGGGCGGCGTTTATATGACCGGATGGGAAACCTCTACTTTCGACATCAGTAATTACAAAGGCAAATGTGTATCCTTGGTTTTGCGCTGTAGCGATGTGGGCGACAGCATCTTCGATACCGCCGTATTGATTGATGAAATTGCGGTTAAATAA
- a CDS encoding DUF4180 domain-containing protein, which translates to MKVETHHLNNLKIAELISEEIIIKSVEDGLQLLGNLYYQGFDKIIIYKQNITPAFFDLKTKIAGELLQKFTQYKMPLAIVGNFTKYESKSLNDFIYETNKGRQINFVRTLPEAIKI; encoded by the coding sequence ATGAAAGTTGAAACCCACCACCTAAACAACCTAAAAATTGCCGAACTTATTTCGGAAGAAATAATTATAAAATCTGTTGAAGATGGATTACAACTGCTTGGAAATTTATATTACCAAGGTTTCGACAAAATTATCATCTATAAGCAGAATATAACCCCTGCCTTTTTTGACTTAAAAACCAAAATTGCCGGCGAGCTACTTCAAAAATTTACCCAGTATAAAATGCCCTTAGCTATTGTTGGCAATTTTACAAAATATGAAAGCAAAAGTTTAAACGATTTTATTTATGAAACCAACAAAGGCAGGCAAATTAATTTTGTTCGCACACTTCCGGAGGCAATAAAAATATAA
- a CDS encoding L,D-transpeptidase family protein codes for MLPFLFLVSQATGNNFLSQQLAYSRVQAAQTNTDAYWQNIFAQKGLVYPPKNLFIRVLKAEKRLELWVNNETDGNTAQPYALLQNYPICKLSEPLGPKRKKGDSITPEGFYYINQFNAFSKYHLSLGINYPNNLDKLQKTAPSAGGDIMIHGSCASLGCMAMTDKKIEAIYWLAAQVHAQGNRIPVHIFPCRMSSFKTNILQNIYQNQPELLAFWQNLSAGYKYFETHHLLPKITIETETKQYVVAMPQ; via the coding sequence GTGTTGCCATTTTTGTTTTTGGTAAGTCAGGCCACGGGCAATAATTTTTTATCGCAGCAACTTGCGTACAGTAGGGTACAGGCAGCACAAACCAACACCGATGCCTATTGGCAAAACATTTTTGCCCAAAAAGGCTTAGTTTACCCCCCTAAAAATTTATTTATACGGGTGCTAAAAGCCGAAAAACGCCTTGAACTATGGGTAAATAATGAGACGGATGGTAACACCGCGCAGCCTTATGCGCTGCTACAAAATTATCCTATATGTAAATTAAGTGAGCCATTAGGCCCAAAACGCAAAAAAGGCGACAGTATTACCCCCGAAGGGTTTTATTACATAAACCAGTTTAATGCCTTTAGTAAATATCATTTGTCGTTAGGTATTAATTACCCCAACAACTTAGATAAGCTCCAAAAAACAGCACCCTCGGCAGGTGGCGATATTATGATTCATGGCAGCTGTGCCTCATTAGGTTGCATGGCTATGACCGACAAAAAAATAGAAGCCATTTATTGGTTAGCTGCCCAAGTACATGCCCAGGGAAACCGCATTCCGGTACATATTTTTCCGTGCCGGATGAGCAGTTTTAAAACTAATATCTTACAAAATATTTATCAAAACCAACCCGAACTATTGGCTTTTTGGCAAAATCTAAGTGCCGGATATAAATATTTTGAAACCCACCACTTATTGCCCAAAATTACAATTGAAACAGAAACCAAGCAATATGTCGTCGCAATGCCGCAGTAA
- a CDS encoding glycosyltransferase family 4 protein, which translates to MHLAFVVRGLILGGVSRFITNVLAQIAQIPTVQLTIIGDGQNYNAPSNANHVLANKYIHKLQFDYWHSYQLLKKIQPQAAIYPSNVIPLNHFGLPHKKLNVMHDLGYFEPKINAYPFLDTLFMRTFMPISCKKANTVLAVSEFTKQDIVHRFGLNPDKIVVINEGVEPIFRIKPNPETLQIIQQKYQIHHPFWFYAGSISPRKNLLRLLQAFQSIMHQIPHHLYITGLIGWDIKPVMDLIEQLKHRVHLLGHIPETELPGFYHLAHAYLYPSLYEGFGLPILEAQAANCPVITANTTACATTAGNNSALLVNPLSTAEIAQAMLQLANNEQLRQQLILSGQANLAKYSWFTTAQTMVNAAAN; encoded by the coding sequence ATGCACTTGGCATTTGTAGTTCGAGGGCTTATTTTAGGGGGCGTTTCGCGGTTTATAACCAATGTGTTAGCCCAAATAGCCCAAATACCAACCGTGCAATTAACCATTATTGGCGATGGACAAAATTACAACGCACCCAGCAATGCCAACCATGTTTTGGCCAACAAGTATATACATAAATTACAATTCGATTATTGGCATAGCTATCAGTTGCTAAAAAAAATACAACCTCAGGCGGCAATTTACCCAAGCAATGTAATTCCTTTAAACCATTTTGGGCTGCCGCATAAAAAACTAAACGTAATGCATGACTTGGGCTATTTCGAGCCAAAAATTAACGCCTATCCATTTTTAGACACCCTTTTTATGCGTACTTTTATGCCAATTTCGTGCAAAAAAGCTAATACCGTTTTAGCAGTATCTGAATTTACAAAGCAAGATATTGTGCACCGTTTTGGCCTAAATCCTGATAAAATTGTAGTGATTAACGAAGGTGTTGAGCCAATTTTCCGGATAAAACCAAATCCGGAAACACTTCAAATTATACAACAAAAGTATCAAATACACCACCCATTTTGGTTTTATGCAGGCTCAATAAGTCCACGCAAAAATTTACTGCGCCTTTTACAAGCATTTCAAAGCATTATGCACCAAATCCCGCACCACTTATATATTACCGGCCTTATTGGTTGGGACATAAAACCCGTAATGGATTTAATAGAACAGCTTAAACACCGCGTTCATTTGTTAGGCCATATACCCGAAACTGAGCTTCCAGGCTTTTACCATTTAGCCCATGCCTATTTGTACCCATCTTTATACGAAGGTTTTGGTTTGCCAATTTTAGAAGCCCAGGCTGCCAACTGCCCTGTAATAACAGCAAACACAACCGCTTGCGCAACAACCGCCGGCAACAACAGTGCTTTGTTGGTAAATCCACTTTCGACTGCCGAAATAGCGCAGGCAATGCTACAATTAGCTAACAACGAGCAATTACGCCAGCAGCTAATTTTATCCGGCCAAGCCAATTTGGCTAAATATAGTTGGTTTACTACTGCCCAAACAATGGTAAATGCGGCTGCAAACTAA